In the Microscilla marina ATCC 23134 genome, GCTCAAGCATGATTTTGTCGATCAAGGGCTGATCAAACACCTCTATGCCAATAAGTTCGCGGGCAATGGTTTCGTTTACATTATGAACAGCCTTCTGTACTCCTTTGCCTAAAAAGTAATTAGCGTTACCGTCACGAAGTTCTACTGCTTCGTGTTTTCCGGTAGACGCGCCAGAGGGAACAGCAGCACGCCCCAATACACCTTCTTCTGTAATTATGTCTACTTCTACTGTTGGATTGCCTCGTGAATCCAAAATTTGTCTTGCGTGAATAGCATCTATTACACTCATTATCTTTTTTAGTTTATAAGTCAGTCAACTTTGCTTGAGTATTTTCAAACTTGAATGACCTTGTGGGAAATACAGATTTTTAAAGGCGCAAATTTAATTGTTTTTTTTATTTTGAAAATACTTAAGAGAGGCAAGGCGCGGAAAAAACAAAATAGTATAATTAATTAATACTATAGTGAATTTAAGTAGCTACTTTTTATTCATGCTACTCAACTTTATTATTTTTCGGGGAACTCTTAGGAGAAAATTATTTTTTGATAAGTGATCTGGAAAAAAGAAGATGTGCCAATTCAAGAAAATATATTGTTCTCAGACGATTCAAAAAAAACGGTGCATAGCCAAAGCTATGAAGCTTTTTTTTTGAGAAGAATGAGGGCAATAGATACACTTTAATGGCTCAAATTATTTATGAAAGATCACTAAAGCAATTACGCGTGTTGAATTGAGCCAGGGCTGGTGTTTTTGTAATGGGGCAAACTCTTTTGACATAAAAAAAGAGCGGATGGTACCATATCCGCTCTTTATAATTACAATAATTTGTGCGCTAATCTAACGAGGCATTGCATAATGGACTTGCCCTTTTTTGTTAAAATACAACTCTCTACCATATCGGTATTTAGTAGAAGTACCATCTTGGTTTTCCAAAGTATGACTTTTGCCTAAAACACAATTCCACACACCTAGGTAAGAAGGGTTGTTAGAATAAGTAACATAAGAGTTTGCTTTAAGAGTTAGACTTACATTAGGGTTACCTTGTGGGTGTACAACATCGCTTGAAAGGGCGAAGCCTCCTACTACTCCTACCACATTTGCGTCAAAGTATACCTTTTTACCCCCTTTGAACTTGGCAAAGTGATTACCAGCAGTAGCCACTTTGATGTCAGTATCATAGGCTATTGTTCCTTTCAGAACTCTGCCGTGACTGTCTAATACCAGACCATTGGTAAAGAAATGAATGAATTGGTTGAGTCCCACTGGGCGGTATTTTTCAATTGCCGATTTTGAAACTCGATTGGTTTGAGTGGTGAGAGGTTTTTGAGGATCAACTGTTTCCTCTTTTTGACATGAAAATGTCATCATTGCCAACATTAATAGGGCAAATAGTTTGATCTGATTAGTCATTGTATTAATTAAATTAAGTTTGATAAAAATGTGAATAATTGATGAGATGTTTAATTAGCATGCTTATGTCTGACCTCATATTTTTTAATTGTGTGATGCAAATGTATGTAATACTTTTTAAATAAAAAAATCGTAAATATCTGTTTTTTAAGGATTTTAGAATGGTTTTTAAAAATATTTAAGTGTAATATTCTGAAGAATATCTGATTTTTGTTTGTTAATATTATGAGCAGATGTTTTTGTAGAATAATATTTTTAATTGTATTACACAATGTGTAATGAATAAGTTGTTGATTTTTAAGTCTATATAATACAGGCATTCGTTTTAGTATTTTTGGTGTTTACTCAAACACCCATAAGGGTTGGAATCTCAATCAATAGGCAAAATTAGGGGAGGGGTTTATATAGTTTCTTGAAGTATACTTATCACTCAACTTCAATTGGGTAGGTGGGCACTGTTTGGCATCTTTGTTTTTTGATACAGCAATGCCTTGAGGCGAATTTATGGAACCTGACACTTGAGGGTTTAGGTAGGGGTGTTTACCAAAAAAACTTTAAGCCTAGTTGTAGGTGTTGGAGGGATGATAAAAGCGAGCCACCCAAAAGTGCCGAGCTGAAGTTGGTTTGGTTGCGACTGGCTAAAACAGGAGCGTGCTGATTGCTGATATTGGCATCCAATATCAAATAATTGAGTTTAAATAGTGTCGTGCTCATATCAATCCCCAGTTTTTTGCCAATCATAAACAGCAAACCAACCTCTGTGTTGACATAAAAGCTTTGCGATGCCCCTTTTTCGGTATAGGTTGGGTGGCCAATAGCGTGAGAAGTATATTCAAAATGTCGCTGGTTGTAACCAATGCCAGGTTGAGTAAAAAAAGCCCATTGAGAAGTAAACCAATGGTGGTGAGTGGCAAACGCTTCGAGTCCCCAGACAGTATTATCGCCTATGTTTTGGTAACGAAGTGTTTTGTAATGATAATAAGTATAAGAGAAAGAAGCACTTACGCCTACTTTCCATTGGTTGTTTACAAAATAGGCAATATTTGGGGCAATTGTCCAACTGTTGCGTCCATTGGCCAAACTGTCCAGCCCTCCATTATTTTCCAGTTTGTGGGTGCCCAGGCTAAGACCAAGGCTTTTTCTTCCTTTAAAATCCTGTGCTTGGGTGTAGTTAACAAGTATTGCCAGTAAAACACTGAGAGAAACTAGTTTTTTCATAAAACTATAGGTTGTGAAAATAAAATATTGCCCCTTTCACGTATTATTTGAGTTGCGTTTCATTGTTTTTATATCAATCATTGTTTTCTTTATACATTTGGTAAGGTTTTCGGCCACACATCAAAAATACCCATCAGTTTAGGCTTCATATTTCTAAAGATGTAATTACTTTTGTGGGTACATTCTATTTTAACAGAATTTGTATAAAGCCTATGAGCCTCGACATTATTGAACTCACCCGCGCCCGTGAATCACGCGCTGCCATTGAAAAACTATACATAGAAATGCGCCATATTTTCAACAGTGGCTCTTATAGCCCCTCTACCATTTCGGGCAGAGTATTGTTGGAAGCATTGCATACGTTACGCCCCGAAATTTATGGATCTATCGACGATATGGAGAAGGTAGAACTCAATGGGTTGGTGTATGTGATGGAGCGTCTGCCCAAAGGCATCGAACAATGTCGTTTTTTGCGTCTTATATCCGACGAGGGCTACAGCCATTCTGGTTTCGAGGTAATTATTCCAGCCAAACGCCGTCGTAACTGTTACAAAGTAGACAATGACCTCATGTTGGTAGAAGTAACCAGAGGGCGTAGCGAAATTTATGATATTCTGACCCACCTTACTTTTATGTACAATGAGGCAGAAAAGATAAAATCGCACGCGTTTGACAAGAATGGAAACAAAACCAAAGAATGGGAACAATTGGAGAAAATCGTGGAAGGTAACGTAAAGCTTACCGAACATAACCGTGATTTGGCCTTTAGTCATTTAAGCACCCTATTGGGGCGCACCTTTGAGCAAACCAAACAAGCTTTTTTCCGTTTCGAAGACACTGCTCCTCAAAATAGTGGTTTGTTCCGTATTGTATACTGGCTGGGCAAGGTGGCGCACGCTGCCGAGTTTGAAAACCAACCCATTCAAATTACTTTTACACCTACGCTTCGCGATCGTATAGGGCACCATATTCACGGTGAGCAGTGGGCAACCAATATCAAAAAACATTTAATTGAGCATAAATTGCTTGATCGCCCCATTCATATCATTAGTGCCAATATGCACAGTGTCATGAACTCGTTGTGTGCTTTGAGTGCTCTCAAGGAAGATTTTCCTGACCATAAACGAGCCGAAGACCTTGCCCAGGAGTTGAGCAAACCCAATAACCAATCTCTTAACAATCGTGTACGCCAATATGCCGAACAGTGTGGTATGTTGTATTTAAATGATAATTCGGGTACAAATATTTCAGTGCAGGTTTTTGATACAACTTTGCTCGACCTTAGCAACCTACCTGTAGAGTTGAAGGTAAACAAGGAACACATCAAAAAAGAAAAGCCTGTCATTATAGTGATGGACTATGCTTTTGGTGAGCAAGCCTATGAAACAATGGATGAGTTGCTTAAACCTTACAAAAACGCCAACTTGTTGGTAAAATCTATCTCTGTGATGGGTAAGGCGGGTATTTTGCACGGAGGCAAGGGCGACTTGATGATTCCTTCGGCGCATGTATTTGAAGGAACTGCTGACAACTATCCGCTTAAAAACGAGTTTACCAAAGATGATTTTAAAGGTTCTGGGTTGAACGTGTACGAAGGAGCCATGATTTCGGTGTTGGGCACTTCGTTGCAAAATCGCGATGTATTGGCTTACTTCAGAAATTCATCGTGGCGTGCAGTGGGGCTTGAAATGGAAGGAGCACATTACCAAAAAGCTATCCAGGCAGGGTCTATGATTCGCAATAATGTATCGTCAGACATTACCTTGCGTTATGCTTACTATGCATCTGATAACCCTTTGCTTACCGGAGGTACCTTATCTTCGGGTAGTTTAGGAACAGTAGGAGTAAAGCCTACTTACTTGATTACTACCAAAATTTTGAATAAGATTCTGAATCCAAAATAGCAAGAACAGCACTTGAATGCTTTCTTAGTATTATATATAGAAAACCCCCTGTTTGCTCAATGGCGAACAGGGGGTTTGTTATTTTCAGTAAAGTCTGTAGAGCACAGCATTACTTTTTAGACTCAGAAGAATCTTTTTTGCTTTCGTCTTTTTTGTCTTCGTCTTTACCTTTTTTCTTATCGTCTGCAATCTCTCCGGTTTTACCGTCTGCATATTCTTTGTTCAAACCTGTTACTACGGCATCGGTTACGTCAAGTTTGGCAACACCATACAATACAGAAGTAGATACCGCGCGTTGTGGCAATACTAAGTCATACCCATTTTTCTCACAAAACCTTTTAAGAAAACTTTCTACGTTTTCTCTTAATTTTTTCATCATTTTGGATTGCTCATCTGCCAACTCTTTACCACGAACCTGGCTATAACCCTGCAAGTTGCGTTGCTTTGCTGCTAGGCGTTGTTCGGTAGCCTTGGCTACATTCATAGTCATTGTGCCAGCAGTACGCTGATAAGACGCCACCTCATTCTTGAAGTTTTGCTCTCTTGACGCCAGGTCAGCCTGAATTTCTTTCCCTTTAGTAGTCAAGTCTTTTTGGATTCTTTTGGCAAACTCATATTTAGTAAGCAAAGAGTCCTCGTTGATATACACAGTCTTAGAAGCAGCTACCGCATTGTCGTTGGCAGTGTCCATAGATGCCTTAGCTGTTTCGGTAGTATTATTGTCTTGGTTATTAGTCGAATTTTGGTTTCCACACCCATACAACACAGTTGCTACAAGGGCAACTACTAGTAATCGTCTCATCATTGAATATCTGTTTACGCTAAAAATCATTTTTTCAAAAAATTTCGGGCAAATATACAAAAATTAGCCTACGATGGTACTTTAGCCCCTTAGTATATAGTATATTTGTTTTGACACCCACCTACAATAGTCCACCATATTCAGATGATCGTTCATAGCTGCTGTGTGAAAGTCAATGCCTATGATTATGCTGAATATCAGTAGCTTATACGCTTTCTTTGAAAACATTTTATTTTGCCCTTATTGCCCTGGGCTATTTTGTCATTTTTATGACATTGTCCTACATTTAAAAATCATAAATTGCAGTTTTTCATCTACCAATGCCAACTCTGCCAATGGCAAGCTGGGTTGAACGTTTCCAGTGATTGGTATGTTAAGTGGGTGAAAAATTGAAAATATTCATTCCCATTTACTAAAATTTATGACGGCGTTTATTATCCTGTCTTTATATGGTTTAGCCATGTTACTTATCTTTTGCTACAATGCCATGCAACTTCAGTTGGCATACAGTTATTGGAAGTTTAAGCGCAAAGCAAAACAAACTGTAGTACAAGTACCCACCTCAACTTCTGCCTTGCCGATAGTGACTGTGCAATTGCCCATATACAATGAAAAGTATGTGGTACAACGGCTCATCGATGCAGTAGCAGCACTTGATTACCCTCAGCATAAGCTAGAGATACAGGTATTGGACGACTCTACCGACGAAACTATAGACCTCATTGCCGAGAGAGTAGCATACTGGCAACAACAGGGCGTATGGATAAGCCACGTGAGGCGTCCAAACCGTGAAGGCTTTAAGGCGGGAGCACTGGCTTATGGGCTTACCCATAACAAAGGCAAATTGATCGCTATTTTTGATGCCGATTTTGTGCCGCCTACCCACTTTCTTAAAGCTACAGTGGGGGCTTTTGCCAATGCTGACATAGGTATGGTGCAAACCCGTTGGGAACACCTCAACGAAGATTATTCTTTGATGACCCAACTTCAGGCTTTTGGGCTCAATGCGCATTTTACTGT is a window encoding:
- a CDS encoding DUF6909 family protein; translation: MSLDIIELTRARESRAAIEKLYIEMRHIFNSGSYSPSTISGRVLLEALHTLRPEIYGSIDDMEKVELNGLVYVMERLPKGIEQCRFLRLISDEGYSHSGFEVIIPAKRRRNCYKVDNDLMLVEVTRGRSEIYDILTHLTFMYNEAEKIKSHAFDKNGNKTKEWEQLEKIVEGNVKLTEHNRDLAFSHLSTLLGRTFEQTKQAFFRFEDTAPQNSGLFRIVYWLGKVAHAAEFENQPIQITFTPTLRDRIGHHIHGEQWATNIKKHLIEHKLLDRPIHIISANMHSVMNSLCALSALKEDFPDHKRAEDLAQELSKPNNQSLNNRVRQYAEQCGMLYLNDNSGTNISVQVFDTTLLDLSNLPVELKVNKEHIKKEKPVIIVMDYAFGEQAYETMDELLKPYKNANLLVKSISVMGKAGILHGGKGDLMIPSAHVFEGTADNYPLKNEFTKDDFKGSGLNVYEGAMISVLGTSLQNRDVLAYFRNSSWRAVGLEMEGAHYQKAIQAGSMIRNNVSSDITLRYAYYASDNPLLTGGTLSSGSLGTVGVKPTYLITTKILNKILNPK
- a CDS encoding OmpH family outer membrane protein, with the translated sequence MMRRLLVVALVATVLYGCGNQNSTNNQDNNTTETAKASMDTANDNAVAASKTVYINEDSLLTKYEFAKRIQKDLTTKGKEIQADLASREQNFKNEVASYQRTAGTMTMNVAKATEQRLAAKQRNLQGYSQVRGKELADEQSKMMKKLRENVESFLKRFCEKNGYDLVLPQRAVSTSVLYGVAKLDVTDAVVTGLNKEYADGKTGEIADDKKKGKDEDKKDESKKDSSESKK